From one Coffea eugenioides isolate CCC68of chromosome 11, Ceug_1.0, whole genome shotgun sequence genomic stretch:
- the LOC113753971 gene encoding 14-3-3-like protein GF14 iota, which translates to MSTEKERETHVYLAKLAEQAERYEEMVESMKQVAKLDVELTVEERNLLSVGYKNVIGARRASWRIMSSIEQKEESKGNEHNVKLIKGYRQKVEDELSKICSDILTIIDKHLIPSSGSGEATVFYYKMKGDYFRYLAEFKTDQERKEAAEQSLKGYEAASATANTELPSTHPIRLGLALNFSVFYYEIMNSPERACHLAKQAFDEAISELDTLSEESYKDSTLIMQLLRDNLTLWTSDLPEDGGEDNPKAEESSKSAEAQEH; encoded by the exons ATGTCGacggaaaaagagagagaaactcATGTTTACCTGGCTAAACTGGCCGAGCAAGCCGAGCGTTACGAAG AAATGGTTGAGAGCATGAAGCAAGTTGCAAAACTTGACGTTGAGCTGACTGTGGAAGAGAGGAACCTTCTGTCCGTCGGGTACAAGAATGTTATTGGTGCCCGGAGAGCTTCATGGCGCATTATgtcctcaattgagcaaaaggAAGAATCTAAAGGAAATGAGCATAATGTGAAGCTGATCAAAGGCTATCGCCAGAAGGTTGAGGATGAACTCTCAAAGATTTGCAGCGACATTCTTACAATCATTGACAAGCATCTGATACCATCTTCTGGCTCTGGAGAGGCCACTGTGTTCTACTACAAGAT GAAAGGTGACTATTTCCGATACCTCGCCGAGTTTAAGACTGATCAAGAGAGGAAAGAGGCCGCTGAGCAGTCATTGAAGGGCTATGAG GCTGCTTCTGCAACTGCCAATACGGAGCTCCCATCAACCCATCCAATTCGTCTTGGACTTGCTTTGAATTTCTCTGTGTTCTATTACGAGATAATGAATTCTCCTGAAAG AGCCTGCCATTTGGCAAAACAAGCTTTTGATGAGGCCATCTCAGAGCTGGACACTTTGAGCGAGGAGTCATACAAAGATAGCACCTTAATCATGCAGCTGTTGAGAGACAATCTCACTCTCTGGACCTCTGATTTGCCTGaagatggag GTGAGGACAACCCTAAAGCTGAAGAATCTAGCAAGTCAGCAGAGGCTCAAGAG CATTGA
- the LOC113752888 gene encoding PLASMODESMATA CALLOSE-BINDING PROTEIN 3: MAVFIACLALFLTMTGHSAANYCVCNTGVGDGQLQKNIDYACGAGADCAPILQNGPCFNPNTIRDHCNYAVNSYYQRKGQADGSCSFSNTAAVTQTPPTTSSGCVFPSSPSNAGTSTSTNPSTSPTGTNPTSSPTTTGGSGTGTGGTGTGTTSTTAPGFGLGPSGSGITNTESMGVALQQNLFTSLAATLVLIGLICPRL, encoded by the exons ATGGCTGTTTTTATTGCTTGTTTAGCGCTTTTCTTGACCATGACTGGTCATTCAG CTGCTAATTACTGCGTCTGCAATACTGGGGTGGGTGATGGACAACTTCAGAAGAACATAGACTATGCCTGTGGAGCTGGAGCTGATTGTGCTCCAATCCTTCAAAATGGTCCCTGTTTCAACCCCAACACTATAAGAGATCACTGTAACTATGCTGTAAACAGCTATTATCAGAGGAAAGGCCAAGCGGATGGGAGCTGTAGTTTTTCAAACACTGCAGCTGTGACTCAAACACCTCCAA CTACTTCTTCCGGATGCGTTTTTCCATCTAGCCCCAG CAATGCTGGCACGAGCACATCAACCAACCCATCTACATCTCCTACAGGCACAAATCCAACTTCTTCACCCACAACTACTGGTGGCTCCGGCACCGGCACCGGCGGCACGGGCACTGGTACTACTTCTACTACTGCACCAGGTTTTGGCCTTGGACCCTCTGGAAGTGGCATCACCAACACAGAGAGCATGGGTGTAGCTCTTCAGCAAAACTTGTTCACATCTTTAGCTGCAACTCTTGTGCTTATTGGCTTGATATGTCCAAGACTCTGA
- the LOC113751655 gene encoding nucleolin isoform X2, producing MGQVTGVNGKNKKEDAKKKEAKEEEEEEDEDEDDEEEEEPEQDGLSVHSPCKPPPPSVHQEKSEVELELKLLEALEIYPPAKLRGMHRHFVLYGLTEYLRRSFNRHFAPDDVLKLLDRFYNLEMLMMRMQKY from the exons atggggcAAGTAACGGGGGTTAAtggtaaaaataaaaaagaagatgctaagaaaaaagaagcaaaagaagaagaggaagaagaagatgaagatgaagacgatgaagaagaagaagagccTGAACAAGATGGCTTATCTGTGCATTCTCCTTGCAAACCTCCTCCTCCTTCTGTCCATCAG GAGAAATCAGAGGTGGAATTGGAACTTAAGTTATTGGAAGCTCTTGAAATTTATCCTCCAGCCAAATTACGAG GAATGCACCGTCATTTTGTCCTGTATGGTTTGACTGAGTATCTTCGGAGAAG CTTTAATCGACATTTTGCTCCGGATGATGTTCTGAAGTTACTGGACCGTTTCTACAACTTGGAAATGCTG ATGATGAGGATGCAGAAATACTGA
- the LOC113753590 gene encoding putative pentatricopeptide repeat-containing protein At1g26500 — MLRQKTFREPLTTLLHSFHHHHLRPLTTAATTSTATTLPHPTSPITPVNEAHLLRVCTILYQQQNSPGSKHHNSLTSTPFHLTHEFFLQVCNKFPYSWRPVYKFHQFTQSQPHFHHTSITFNKMLDVVGKARNIDLLWNLLQEIGRLRLVTTKTYIIALKVLASARELKKCVELFHTMNGLGFVCSLDTLNKVVEALCKGKLVLEANHVVVKLKDIIRPNWITYRWLIYGFCDVGNLIEASKLWNLMVDEGFEPDIDTVEIMLETLFKNNKFGDGMKLFQSMRVKRMDDLGVSTYRLVIHWLCKKGKLGESYVVFEEMRERGIKPDNATLGSIVYGLMSRGRVREAYKVVDGIEEPDISVYHGMIKGLLRLKSASEATQVFREMIKKGCEPTMHTYVMLLQGHLGKRGRKGSDPLVNFDTIFVGGLVKAGKSLEATKYVERVMNRGLEVPRFDYNKFLHYYSNEEGVIMFEVMNKKLREVGLFDLADIFARYGEKMATRDRRRNRTVEPIE; from the coding sequence ATGCTCAGACAAAAAACCTTCCGTGAACCGCTGACCACTCTCCTCCACTccttccaccaccaccacctgaGACCCTTAACCACCGCTGCCACCACCTCCACCGCCACAACTCTTCCTCATCCCACCAGTCCCATAACACCAGTAAACGAAGCCCACCTTCTCAGAGTCTGCACAATCCTGTACCAACAACAGAACTCCCCAGGCTCCAAACACCACAACAGCCTCACCAGCACCCCTTTCCACCTAACCCATGAATTTTTCCTCCAAGTCTGCAACAAATTCCCATATTCATGGAGACCCGTCTACAAATTCCACCAATTCACCCAAAGCCAACCCCATTTTCACCACACCTCCATCACCTTCAACAAGATGCTTGATGTCGTTGGCAAGGCAAGAAACATAGACCTTCTCTGGAACTTGCTTCAAGAAATCGGCCGTCTTCGGTTGGTTACTACTAAAACTTATATCATTGCTTTGAAAGTGCTAGCTTCTGCTAGAGAATTAAAGAAATGCGTCGAGCTTTTCCATACTATGAATGGGCTTGGATTTGTTTGCAGTTTGGATACTCTGAATAAGGTAGTTGAGGCTTTGTGTAAGGGAAAACTTGTTTTGGAGGCTAATCACGTTGTAGTCAAGTTGAAAGATATTATTAGGCCGAATTGGATTACCTATAGGTGGCTGATTTATGGTTTTTGTGATGTGGGGAATTTGATTGAGGCCTCGAAGTTGTGGAATTTGATGGTAGATGAAGGCTTTGAGCCAGATATCGATACAGTTGAGATAATGCTGGAGAccctttttaaaaataataagttTGGTGATGGGATGAAGCTTTTTCAGTCAATGAGGGTGAAGAGGATGGACGATTTGGGGGTGTCTACGTATCGGCTTGTGATCCACTGGCTGTGCAAGAAGGGGAAGTTGGGGGAAAGTTATGTGGTGTTTGAGGAAATGCGTGAGAGAGGAATTAAACCGGATAATGCTACGTTGGGGTCTATAGTTTATGGGCTAATGAGTAGAGGAAGGGTGAGGGAGGCTTATAAGGTTGTTGATGGGATCGAAGAACCGGATATTAGTGTTTATCATGGGATGATCAAGGGGCTTTTGAGATTAAAAAGTGCAAGTGAAGCAACACAAGTGTTTAGGGAGATGATAAAGAAGGGCTGTGAGCCAACAATGCATACGTATGTTATGTTGCTGCAAGGACATTTGGGGAAGCGAGGGAGGAAGGGATCTGATCCGTTAGTGAATTTTGATACCATTTTCGTTGGGGGGTTGGTGAAAGCAGGGAAGTCTTTGGAAGCAACCAAATATGTGGAGAGAGTGATGAATAGAGGACTTGAAGTCCCAAGGTTTGACTACAATAAGTTCTTGCATTATTATTCCAATGAAGAAGGTGTGATAATGTTTGAGGTGATGAATAAGAAGCTAAGAGAGGTTGGGTTGTTTGATCTAGCTGATATATTTGCTAGGTATGGGGAGAAAATGGCAACGAGGGATCGAAGGAGAAACAGAACAGTTGAGCCAATTGAATAG
- the LOC113751654 gene encoding pentatricopeptide repeat-containing protein At1g26460, mitochondrial has protein sequence MASMAIFSRSRTLMKILNHHNPHHDFTIFKPISTFPFLSQEAQLAEPPPSQTTTSTTSTATSLPPNPASGSPLYNQNWRNPYPPSLSENSSSLMPVGIFNQRAGSRSQALSRTLDVQGLMDLFADWMTSQRWNDMKQLFELWVMSLDNNGKPNRPDVSLYNHYLRANLMLGASAAQLLELVSQMDDFNITPNTASFNLVLKSMVQAREIDAAEKLLERMLQTGKEYKESLPDDESYDLVLGMLFATGQIDTAMKFMDVALDNGYMLAMSVFNECVLSCLQRWRLDSLMYIIQRCKKMEQNKALCPSWDLCNHIADVAMQANNSELVFYALEFMARWIRRGQTERPQVLLSVDEGLLVSVLATAGRTYSSKLLDASWSFLKSSLRQKKIPNPESYLAKIYAYSSLGNLPKAFGTLRELEASYSSADNEALEDLFSPFTSLNPLVLACSNKGFATLDEVYYQLENLSQANPPYKSVAALNCVVLGCANIWDVDRAYQTFSAIDASFGLTPDIHSYNSLICAFGKLNKRDEATKVFEHFVSLGVKANATTYSLLVDAHLVKRDSKAAISVIQDMVTAGYEPSKEMLKKIRRRCIREMDYESDEKVVSFARQFNIRMNNESRRNMLFNLDYSTEYA, from the exons ATGGCGTCAATGGCGATCTTCTCTCGATCACGAACGTTAATGAAAATCCTAAATCATCATAATCCTCACCATGACTTCACCATATTCAAACCCATTTCCACTTTTCCGTTTCTTTCCCAGGAAGCTCAACTCGCCGAACCACCTCCGTCGCAAACCACCACCAGTACCACCTCCACTGCGACGTCGCTGCCTCCTAACCCGGCCTCCGGCAGTCCGCTTTACAATCAGAACTGGCGGAACCCTTACCCGCCATCCCTCAGTGAGAATTCCTCCTCCCTAATGCCGGTGGGGATTTTCAACCAACGGGCGGGTTCTCGATCGCAGGCGCTATCGCGGACCCTGGATGTTCAAGGATTGATGGATCTTTTCGCCGATTGGATGACGTCACAGCGTTGGAATGACATGAAGCAGTTGTTTGAGCTGTGGGTTATGTCATTAGATAATAATGGGAAGCCTAATAGGCCGGATGTCAGTCTGTATAATCATTATTTGAGAGCTAATTTGATGCTTGGGGCTTCTGCTGCACAGTTGCTGGAACTTGTTTCTCAGATGGATGATTTTAACATAACTCCTAACACGGCTTCCTTCAATTTGGTGTTGAAATCAATGGTCCAGGCTAGAGAGATTGATGCTGCCGAGAAACTGCTCGAAAG GATGCTCCAGACAGGAAAAGAATATAAGGAATCTCTGCCCGACGATGAGTCATACGACTTAGTTCTGGGCATGCTTTTTGCAACTGGTCAGATTGATACTGCAATGAAGTTTATGGATGTTGCCTTAGATAATGGTTATATGTTGGCAATGAGCGTATTCAATGAATGTGTTCTAAGCTGCCTTCAAAGGTGGAGATTGGATTCATTGATGTATATCATTCAGAGATGCAAG AAAATGGAGCAGAACAAAGCCCTATGTCCCAGTTGGGACTTGTGCAACCACATTGCAGATGTTGCAATGcaagcaaataatagtgaactTGTGTTTTATGCCTTGGAATTCATGGCAAGATGGATTCGTCGAGGACAGACTGAAAGGCCCCAAGTTCTGCTTTCTGTTGATGAAGGACTGCTTGTGTCTGTACTTGCAACTGCTGGTAGAACATATAGCTCAAAGCTCCTGGATGCTTCCTGGTCATTCCTTAAGAGTTCATTGCGCCAAAAAAAGATTCCCAATCCCGAATCTTACCTTGCAAAGATATATGCCTATTCTTCATTAGGGAACTTGCCAAAGGCTTTTGGTACTCTCCGTGAATTGGAGGCAAGTTATAGTAGTGCTGACAATGAAGCTCTGGAGGATCTATTCTCTCCATTTACGTCTTTGAATCCACTGGTTCTGGCATGCTCCAACAAGGGTTTTGCAACTTTGGATGAA GTTTATTATCAGTTAGAGAATCTGAGTCAAGCCAATCCTCCTTACAAGTCTGTCGCTGCACTTAACTGTGTAGTTCTGGGTTGTGCCAATATTTGGGATGTTGATCGGGCATATCAGACTTTCAGTGCAATTGATGCTAGCTTTGGTTTGACCCCAGATATCCATTCATACAATTCTCTCATATGCGCATTCGGAAAACTCAATAAG AGGGATGAAGCTACCAAAGTATTCGAACACTTTGTAAGTTTGGGTGTAAAAGCAAATGCAACGACTTATTCTCTTCTTGTTGATGCTCATCTTGTTAAGCGAGATTCTAAAGCTGCTATATCTGTGATACAGGACATG GTGACTGCTGGATATGAACCATCAAAAGAAATGCTGAAAAAAATCCGTAGGCGATGTATACGTGAGATGGATTATGAATCTGATGAAAAAGTAGTGTCCTTTGCCAGACAGTTTAACATTCGAATGAACAATGAGAGTCGCCGGAACATGCTGTTTAATCTAGATTACAGTACTGAGTATGCATGA
- the LOC113751655 gene encoding NAD-dependent histone deacetylase sirtuin-1 isoform X1 produces MGQVTGVNGKNKKEDAKKKEAKEEEEEEDEDEDDEEEEEPEQDGLSVHSPCKPPPPSVHQEKSEVELELKLLEALEIYPPAKLRGMHRHFVLYGLTEYLRRSFNRHFAPDDVLKLLDRFYNLEMLKSDDEDAEILNHEEDFSLPQGYFVKEDS; encoded by the exons atggggcAAGTAACGGGGGTTAAtggtaaaaataaaaaagaagatgctaagaaaaaagaagcaaaagaagaagaggaagaagaagatgaagatgaagacgatgaagaagaagaagagccTGAACAAGATGGCTTATCTGTGCATTCTCCTTGCAAACCTCCTCCTCCTTCTGTCCATCAG GAGAAATCAGAGGTGGAATTGGAACTTAAGTTATTGGAAGCTCTTGAAATTTATCCTCCAGCCAAATTACGAG GAATGCACCGTCATTTTGTCCTGTATGGTTTGACTGAGTATCTTCGGAGAAG CTTTAATCGACATTTTGCTCCGGATGATGTTCTGAAGTTACTGGACCGTTTCTACAACTTGGAAATGCTG AAATCAGATGATGAGGATGCAGAAATACTGAATCACGAGGAAGATTTTTCTTTGCCTCAAGGATATTTTGTAAAGGAAGATTCTTGA
- the LOC113752887 gene encoding uncharacterized protein LOC113752887 isoform X1: MLATTISSAFPVNVAPHFGNEPLSSTTLHCRRTKNPMRLTRGVFPVCEFPAFLPEQVENIKDPFARKLASRIERLPVQVSFLDSCIMTSCVKPEGDSKKSPVLLLHGFDSSCLEWRYTLPLLEQAGLETWAIDILGWGFSDLKRLPPCDVASKRDHLHKFWSSYINRPMTIVGPSLGAAVAIDFAVRYPEAVDKLILVDASVYAEGTGDLAKLPKTLAYAGVYLLKSLPLRLYATSKAFNGLPLNTLFDWTNIGRLHCLLPWWEEATVDFMISGGYNVVAHIGHVKQKTLILWGENDQIIDSQLALRLHSELPNAIIRQIQDCGHIPHVEKPAAVSELITEFV, from the exons ATGCTCGCCACCACAATCTCGTCAGCTTTTCCAGTCAATGTTGCGCCGCATTTTGGAAATGAACCATTATCCTCTACTACTCTGCATTGCCGCCGAACCAAGAATCCGATGAGGTTAACAAGAGGAGTCTTTCCAGTTTgtgaatttccagcatttcttCCCGAGCAAGTTGAAAATATCAAAGATCCATTTGCGAGAAAATTGGCCTCAAGAATTGAAAGACTGCCCGTTCAA GTTAGCTTTTTAGACAGTTGTATCATGACTAGTTGTGTGAAGCCAGAGGGAGATAGCAAGAAAAGTCCAGTGCTTCTTCTTCATGGTTTTGACAG CTCTTGTTTAGAATGGAGATACACACTTCCATTGCTTGAGCAGGCAGGTTTGGAAACTTGGGCAATTGATATTCTTGGTTGGGGCTTCTCTGATTTAA AAAGGCTCCCACCATGTGATGTAGCTTCAAAACGTGATCACCTCCACAAG TTCTGGAGTTCCTATATCAACAGGCCAATGACAATAGTTGGGCCAAGCCTTGGAGCAGCTGTGGCAATTGATTTTGCTGTCCGCTATCCTGAAGCT GTTGACAAACTGATTTTGGTAGATGCCAGTGTTTATGCAGAAGGCACAGGGGACCTTGCAAAGTTACCCAAAACATTAGCATATGCTGGG GTCTATTTATTGAAAAGTCTTCCCTTGCGCCTGTATGCGACTTCGAAGGCTTTCAATGGTTTGCCATTAAATACCTTGTTTGATTGGACCAAT ATTGGCCGTTTACATTGTCTATTACCTTGGTGGGAGGAAGCTACAGTTGATTTTATGATCAGTGGAGGTTATAATGTTGTTGCCCATATAGGACAT GTAAAACAAAAGACACTCATATTATGGGGTGAGAATGATCAGATTATAGATAGCCAGCTTGCACTG AGACTACATTCTGAACTGCCAAATGCAATTATACGGCAAATACAAGATTGTGGCCATATACCCCATGTGGAGAAGCCTGCTGCAGTCAGCGAGCTGATAACAGAATTTGTTTGA
- the LOC113752887 gene encoding uncharacterized protein LOC113752887 isoform X2: MLATTISSAFPVNVAPHFGNEPLSSTTLHCRRTKNPMRLTRGVFPVCEFPAFLPEQVENIKDPFARKLASRIERLPVQVSFLDSCIMTSCVKPEGDSKKSPVLLLHGFDSSCLEWRYTLPLLEQAGLETWAIDILGWGFSDLKRLPPCDVASKRDHLHKFWSSYINRPMTIVGPSLGAAVAIDFAVRYPEAVDKLILVDASVYAEGTGDLAKLPKTLAYAGVYLLKSLPLRLYATSKAFNGLPLNTLFDWTNIGRLHCLLPWWEEATVDFMISGGYNVVAHIGHVW; the protein is encoded by the exons ATGCTCGCCACCACAATCTCGTCAGCTTTTCCAGTCAATGTTGCGCCGCATTTTGGAAATGAACCATTATCCTCTACTACTCTGCATTGCCGCCGAACCAAGAATCCGATGAGGTTAACAAGAGGAGTCTTTCCAGTTTgtgaatttccagcatttcttCCCGAGCAAGTTGAAAATATCAAAGATCCATTTGCGAGAAAATTGGCCTCAAGAATTGAAAGACTGCCCGTTCAA GTTAGCTTTTTAGACAGTTGTATCATGACTAGTTGTGTGAAGCCAGAGGGAGATAGCAAGAAAAGTCCAGTGCTTCTTCTTCATGGTTTTGACAG CTCTTGTTTAGAATGGAGATACACACTTCCATTGCTTGAGCAGGCAGGTTTGGAAACTTGGGCAATTGATATTCTTGGTTGGGGCTTCTCTGATTTAA AAAGGCTCCCACCATGTGATGTAGCTTCAAAACGTGATCACCTCCACAAG TTCTGGAGTTCCTATATCAACAGGCCAATGACAATAGTTGGGCCAAGCCTTGGAGCAGCTGTGGCAATTGATTTTGCTGTCCGCTATCCTGAAGCT GTTGACAAACTGATTTTGGTAGATGCCAGTGTTTATGCAGAAGGCACAGGGGACCTTGCAAAGTTACCCAAAACATTAGCATATGCTGGG GTCTATTTATTGAAAAGTCTTCCCTTGCGCCTGTATGCGACTTCGAAGGCTTTCAATGGTTTGCCATTAAATACCTTGTTTGATTGGACCAAT ATTGGCCGTTTACATTGTCTATTACCTTGGTGGGAGGAAGCTACAGTTGATTTTATGATCAGTGGAGGTTATAATGTTGTTGCCCATATAGGACATGTATG GTAA